TGGGCCACCAGCGCGACTACTCCGACGAGGTCGCCGCGCTCATCGACGAAGAGGTCCGCGACCTCATCGAGCTGGCCCACGACGAGGCATGGCAGATCCTCACCGAGCACCGCGGCGTACTCGACCAGATGGTGCTTGAGCTGATGGAAAAGGAAACCCTCAGCGCTGAGGACATGAACCGCATCGCGGCGAGCGTGCCCAAGCGCAGCCCGATGGCGCCGTTCCGGGGATCCGAGCGTCGTCAGAACGGCTCGAGCCTGCCGCCGGTGATGACGCCGAAGGAGCTCGAAGAGGCCAAGCGCCAGGGTGAGGTTGACCCCGGCCTGCGCCACTCCACCACTGCGCAGTCCCCGTCGAGCGACGCGGCCCAGCCACCCTCGGGCAGTACGCCGCAGGCGCCGGTCAACCACACGCCCCACGCTCCGGCGCGCGGGCCGCAGACCGACCCCACCGGCAATCTGCCGCCGGTCCCGCCGGTGCCGCAAGACCCGCAGCCCTCCGGTGGGCGCCACCGGGCCGCTGAGGACGACGAGCCCACCTCGACGTTCCCAGCCGTCCCCGACGAACCGGCGAACGATTCCGAGCCGCGCGCGTGGAGCCCGCCGAACTACTCCGACGACTGGCTGCGTCCTGGGTCTGGCTCCGGCTCGGGGGAGAAGTAGGTGACGAGGCCGTTCGACCATGACCGGGTTGTCGCCGCGGTGCACGAGCTGCTCATCGGCGTCGGCGAGGACCCTGAGCGCGACGGCCTGCGCGAGACACCCGAACGCGTCGCGCGATCGCTCGCGGAGATGTTTGCCGGGCTGCAGGTCGATCCGGCCGACGTACTGGCCAAGACGTTCAACGAGGACCACCGCGAGCTGATCCTGGTCAACGACATCGAGATCTACTCGACGTGCGAGCACCATCTCGTGCCGTTCCACGGCGTGGCACACATCGGTTATATCCCAGGCAAGGATGGCCGAATCATCGGACTATCCAAGCTCGCTCGAGTCGCCGATCTCTACGCCAAGCGCCCGCAGGTGCAGGAGCGGCTGACAGCTCAGATCGCCGATGCGCTCGTGCGCGCGCTGGACCCAACCGGCGCGATCGTGGTCATCGAAGCCGAGCACCTGTGCATGTCGATGCGCGGCATCCGCAAGCCCGACGCGCGCACTGTCACCAGCGCCGTGCGAGGGATCTTCCAGCGCGACCATCGCACTCGGGCC
The nucleotide sequence above comes from Epidermidibacterium keratini. Encoded proteins:
- the folE gene encoding GTP cyclohydrolase I FolE, which produces MTRPFDHDRVVAAVHELLIGVGEDPERDGLRETPERVARSLAEMFAGLQVDPADVLAKTFNEDHRELILVNDIEIYSTCEHHLVPFHGVAHIGYIPGKDGRIIGLSKLARVADLYAKRPQVQERLTAQIADALVRALDPTGAIVVIEAEHLCMSMRGIRKPDARTVTSAVRGIFQRDHRTRAEAMSLIARRHG